In the Deinococcus ficus genome, one interval contains:
- a CDS encoding glutamine--tRNA ligase/YqeY domain fusion protein has translation MTDVPSPTPDATGGPAPLVAPNFITEVIEKDLAAGKYPEIVTRFPPDPSGYAHLGHIFASFLDYRTAVQYGGKFNLRMDDTNPELVRQEYVDSMVDDLKWMGLDWEDRLYYASDYFGRYYEYAEQLVRQGDAYVDSVSAQEMSRLRGNAHTPGTPSPYRNRSVEENLDLLRRMKAGEFESGAHVLRAKIDLSSPNMKLRDPVLYRIVKHPHFRQGDAWCIYPAYDFEHPLQDAIEGVTHSMCSLEFVDNRAIYDWLMERLGFQPRPHQYEFGRRGLEYTITSKRKLRRLVQEGKVSGWDDPRMPTIRAQRRLGVTPEAIRNFASQIGVSRTNRTVDISLYENAVRDDLNHRAPRVMAVLDPVKVTLSNLDGEKTLSLPYWPFDVIRDSPDGRVALPGGERVAPEQAVRDVPLTREIYIERDDFNPEPPKGYKRLTPGGTVRLRGAGIIRADDYQTDDTGRVTHVTATLLGEDAKAGGVIHWVSAGRGLPVEFRLYDRLFRVPHPEGEQEADDDDSAGPSEHDAEHTAAPVDAGYMRYLTEGSLKVLHGFVEPSVAGDPVDTRYQFERQGYFWRDPVDSREDAPVFGRIITLKDTWAKEAQKAEPARPKAAPKPGATPKADGPAKTLTPEQEAEVARLTGLGAADADARTLARDEALLAFVGGAVQDSTFGQVASWTVNDLAVGLRGGEVKVQAADLAPLAALLAGGGITTRVARDALARAAASGDAPVAIIEREGLNAGLSSDDLRRAVQDVLAANADKVEAYRGGKTALMGFFTGQVMRATGGKADPKALAQALGEALGG, from the coding sequence ATGACGGACGTTCCCTCCCCCACCCCGGACGCGACCGGTGGCCCGGCGCCGCTGGTCGCGCCGAACTTCATCACGGAAGTGATCGAGAAGGACCTGGCCGCCGGCAAGTACCCCGAGATCGTCACGCGCTTCCCGCCGGACCCCAGCGGGTACGCGCACCTGGGCCACATCTTCGCCAGCTTCCTGGACTACCGCACCGCCGTGCAGTACGGCGGGAAGTTCAACCTGCGCATGGACGACACGAACCCCGAGCTGGTCAGGCAGGAGTACGTGGACAGCATGGTGGACGACCTGAAGTGGATGGGCCTGGACTGGGAAGACCGGCTGTACTACGCCAGCGACTACTTCGGCCGGTACTACGAGTACGCCGAGCAGCTGGTCCGCCAGGGCGACGCCTACGTGGACAGCGTCAGCGCGCAGGAGATGTCGCGCCTGCGCGGCAATGCCCACACGCCCGGCACGCCCAGCCCCTACCGCAACCGCAGCGTGGAGGAGAACCTGGACCTGCTGCGCCGCATGAAAGCCGGCGAGTTCGAGAGCGGCGCGCACGTGCTGCGCGCGAAGATCGACCTGAGCAGCCCCAACATGAAACTGCGCGACCCGGTGCTGTACCGCATCGTGAAGCACCCGCACTTCCGCCAGGGCGACGCGTGGTGCATCTACCCCGCGTACGACTTCGAGCACCCCCTCCAGGACGCCATCGAGGGCGTGACGCACAGCATGTGCAGCCTGGAGTTCGTGGACAACCGCGCCATCTACGACTGGCTGATGGAGCGCCTGGGCTTCCAGCCGCGCCCGCACCAGTACGAGTTCGGCCGCCGGGGCCTGGAATACACCATCACCAGCAAACGCAAGCTGCGCCGGCTGGTGCAGGAAGGCAAGGTGAGCGGCTGGGACGACCCGCGCATGCCCACCATCCGCGCGCAGCGCCGCCTGGGCGTGACGCCCGAAGCGATCCGGAACTTCGCGTCGCAGATCGGCGTGAGCCGCACGAACCGCACCGTGGACATCAGCCTGTACGAGAACGCCGTGCGGGACGACCTGAACCACCGCGCGCCGCGCGTGATGGCGGTGCTGGACCCCGTGAAGGTCACCCTGAGCAACCTGGACGGCGAGAAGACCCTGAGCCTGCCGTACTGGCCCTTCGACGTGATCCGCGACAGCCCGGACGGCCGGGTCGCCCTGCCGGGCGGCGAGCGCGTGGCCCCCGAGCAGGCCGTGCGGGACGTGCCGCTCACCCGCGAGATCTACATCGAGCGCGACGACTTCAACCCCGAGCCGCCAAAAGGCTACAAGCGCCTCACGCCGGGCGGCACCGTGCGCCTGCGCGGCGCCGGCATCATCCGCGCCGACGACTACCAGACCGACGACACCGGGCGCGTCACCCACGTCACCGCCACCCTGCTCGGCGAGGACGCCAAGGCCGGCGGCGTGATCCACTGGGTGAGTGCTGGGCGCGGCCTGCCGGTGGAATTCCGGCTGTACGACCGCCTGTTCCGCGTGCCGCACCCCGAAGGCGAACAGGAAGCGGACGACGACGACAGCGCCGGCCCCTCCGAGCACGACGCCGAGCACACCGCCGCGCCCGTGGATGCCGGGTACATGCGTTACCTCACCGAGGGCAGCCTGAAGGTCCTGCACGGCTTCGTGGAACCCAGCGTGGCGGGCGACCCCGTCGATACCCGTTACCAGTTCGAGCGGCAGGGCTACTTCTGGCGTGACCCGGTGGACAGCCGCGAGGACGCCCCGGTGTTCGGCCGGATCATCACCCTGAAAGACACCTGGGCGAAAGAAGCCCAGAAGGCCGAGCCCGCCAGGCCCAAGGCCGCCCCGAAACCCGGCGCCACCCCGAAAGCTGACGGGCCCGCGAAAACCCTGACGCCCGAACAGGAGGCCGAGGTGGCGCGCCTGACCGGCCTGGGCGCCGCGGACGCCGACGCCCGCACCCTGGCGCGGGACGAGGCGCTGCTGGCCTTCGTGGGCGGCGCCGTGCAGGACAGCACCTTCGGGCAGGTCGCGTCGTGGACGGTGAACGACCTGGCGGTGGGCCTGCGCGGCGGCGAGGTGAAGGTGCAGGCCGCGGACCTGGCGCCGCTGGCGGCCCTGCTGGCCGGCGGCGGGATCACCACCCGCGTGGCCCGCGACGCCCTGGCCCGCGCGGCCGCGTCCGGGGACGCGCCGGTGGCGATCATCGAACGCGAGGGCCTGAACGCCGGCCTGTCCAGCGACGACCTGCGCCGGGCCGTTCAGGACGTGCTGGCCGCGAACGCCGACAAGGTCGAGGCCTACCGCGGCGGGAAGACGGCCCTGATGGGCTTCTTCACCGGGCAGGTCATGCGCGCCACCGGCGGCAAGGCCGACCCGAAAGCGCTGGCGCAGGCGCTCGGCGAGGCGCTCGGCGGCTGA
- a CDS encoding SGNH/GDSL hydrolase family protein, whose translation MPTPSRIPVQCFVALGDSVTEGVGDPVPGFPDRGSHDQLADRLRRLNPALVYVNLARRGLQSHEILASQLDPARALSPDLVSVIAGANDLLLRRWDAARFEADLGTLLGAFPGATCLTMTLPNFSVPLRMPPTMTARFERQWVQANGIIRRLARKHGALLLDIGADEAFHHAAVWSADGVHPNARGYAQVAQAMAELLGLPGTEAAPPAD comes from the coding sequence ATGCCAACGCCAAGCCGAATCCCCGTGCAGTGTTTCGTGGCCCTGGGGGACAGCGTCACGGAGGGCGTGGGGGATCCCGTGCCGGGCTTCCCGGACCGGGGCTCGCACGATCAGCTCGCCGACCGGCTGCGGCGGCTCAACCCGGCGCTGGTGTACGTGAACCTCGCCCGGCGCGGCCTGCAGAGCCACGAGATCCTGGCCTCCCAGCTGGACCCGGCCCGGGCCCTGAGCCCCGATCTGGTCAGCGTGATCGCCGGGGCGAACGACCTGCTGCTGCGCCGCTGGGACGCCGCGCGGTTCGAGGCCGACCTGGGCACCCTGCTGGGCGCCTTCCCGGGCGCCACCTGCCTCACCATGACCCTGCCGAACTTCTCGGTACCGCTGCGTATGCCGCCCACCATGACGGCCCGCTTCGAACGGCAGTGGGTGCAGGCGAACGGGATCATCCGCCGCCTCGCCCGGAAGCACGGCGCGCTGCTGCTGGACATCGGCGCGGACGAGGCGTTTCACCACGCGGCCGTGTGGAGTGCCGACGGCGTCCACCCGAACGCCCGCGGGTACGCGCAGGTGGCGCAGGCGATGGCGGAGTTGCTGGGCCTGCCCGGCACGGAAGCGGCCCCGCCAGCGGACTGA
- a CDS encoding M14 family metallopeptidase has protein sequence MATLQFPHYHTFDELTAYLRDVAAQHPDLARLDSMGQSYEGRDLWVMTLTNTRTGPDTEKPAYWIDANIHAGEITGGATALWTIDHLVRHFGQDGPDGQEVTWLLDRFAFYIAPRLSPDGTEAFLTGERHVRSSLRPYPFSDDREGLYPHDIDGDGRMLQMRVPDPKGPWRASDTDPRIMRRRRFDDREGPFYQVYPEGLIRDFDGYTVKPAPVKHGLDLNRNFPFDWAPEGQQRGAGPYPASEPETRAIAEFFSTHRNINGVQSYHTYGGVILRPYASRPDDTFPTHDLRVYQLLGDRGTELTGYPHTSVHHGFRYDPKANLHGGLFDWLYDSLGLFAFANELWDVVSAAGIGEKDKAGILKRDFIAWPRTHPEEDDVKLLKFNDEHDLQGFEAWRPFDHPQLGAVEIGGWDYRRFWGVAPLKFLPDIAERNARFTLAHAAASPLLNWKLIEVHALDGGLWRVVGVLENAGFLPTHTTAKALERQAVDPVRVKVTPGPGAALVSGEATQDIGHLDGRSGTATDAGGSTQERKLEWVIHAPAGGRVTVEAAGQRAGVARADVALD, from the coding sequence ATGGCGACACTACAGTTCCCGCACTACCACACCTTCGACGAGCTGACCGCGTACCTCCGGGACGTGGCCGCGCAGCACCCGGACCTCGCGCGCCTGGACAGCATGGGGCAGTCCTACGAGGGCCGCGACCTGTGGGTGATGACCCTCACGAACACCCGCACCGGCCCCGACACCGAGAAACCCGCCTACTGGATCGACGCGAACATCCACGCCGGGGAGATCACGGGCGGCGCCACTGCCCTGTGGACCATCGACCACCTCGTCCGCCACTTCGGGCAGGACGGCCCGGACGGGCAGGAGGTCACCTGGCTGCTGGACCGTTTCGCGTTCTACATCGCGCCCCGGCTCTCCCCGGACGGCACCGAGGCGTTCCTGACCGGCGAGCGGCACGTGCGCTCCAGCCTGCGCCCCTACCCGTTCAGCGACGACCGCGAGGGCCTGTACCCGCACGACATCGACGGTGACGGCCGCATGTTGCAGATGCGCGTGCCCGACCCCAAGGGCCCCTGGCGGGCCAGCGACACGGACCCGCGCATCATGCGCCGCCGCCGCTTCGACGACCGGGAAGGGCCCTTCTACCAGGTGTACCCGGAAGGTCTGATCCGCGACTTCGACGGGTACACCGTGAAGCCCGCCCCGGTGAAGCACGGCCTGGACCTGAACCGCAACTTTCCCTTCGACTGGGCGCCGGAAGGCCAGCAGCGCGGCGCCGGGCCCTACCCGGCCAGCGAACCGGAGACGCGGGCCATCGCGGAATTCTTCAGCACGCACCGCAACATCAACGGCGTGCAGTCCTACCACACCTACGGCGGCGTGATCCTGCGCCCGTACGCCTCCAGACCCGACGACACCTTCCCCACGCACGACCTGCGGGTGTACCAGCTGCTCGGCGACCGCGGCACGGAACTCACCGGGTACCCGCACACCAGCGTGCACCACGGCTTCCGCTACGACCCCAAGGCCAACCTGCACGGTGGGCTGTTCGACTGGCTGTACGACTCGCTGGGGCTGTTCGCCTTCGCGAACGAACTGTGGGACGTGGTGTCCGCCGCCGGCATCGGCGAGAAGGACAAGGCCGGCATTCTGAAACGCGACTTCATCGCCTGGCCCCGCACCCACCCCGAGGAAGACGACGTCAAGCTCCTGAAGTTCAACGACGAACACGACCTGCAGGGCTTCGAGGCGTGGCGACCCTTCGACCACCCGCAGCTCGGCGCGGTGGAGATCGGCGGCTGGGACTACCGCCGCTTCTGGGGCGTGGCGCCCCTGAAGTTCCTGCCGGACATCGCCGAGCGCAACGCCCGCTTCACGCTCGCGCACGCCGCCGCCAGCCCCCTGCTGAACTGGAAACTGATCGAGGTCCACGCCCTGGACGGCGGGTTGTGGCGGGTGGTGGGCGTGCTGGAAAACGCCGGCTTCCTGCCCACCCACACCACCGCCAAGGCCCTGGAACGGCAGGCGGTGGACCCGGTGCGCGTGAAGGTCACGCCGGGGCCGGGCGCGGCGCTGGTCAGCGGGGAGGCCACACAGGACATCGGGCACCTGGACGGCCGCAGCGGCACCGCCACCGACGCGGGCGGCAGCACCCAGGAACGCAAGCTGGAATGGGTGATCCACGCCCCTGCGGGCGGGCGCGTGACCGTGGAGGCCGCCGGGCAGCGGGCCGGCGTGGCACGCGCCGACGTGGCGCTCGACTAG
- a CDS encoding WD40 repeat domain-containing protein encodes MKLPALLLSVTLAVSLGGAASSLSLKPLQVYSVPGADVERALELPGGQWLVSADNAVVVLGADLKVVRTMAALQGVVEHLALSPDGQRVAAMTGSQWAVWDLASGRVLGRGEGYGGIAFDAQGRVLLLDDGLLVRGDATGTGAFLPLDVDGEWYDFRLSPDGARAVVTDGVVVQLVNVEDGKVLSEGELSDDYSDLAVDFAPDGSVVVRTDVETAILRAGEDALFLDEEEALDPEGTVLFLGEGEFVYGGWGDAQRYSLKTGEALGRSFDWDAEGRVVSSADGKASLALGRGVALFDTRRWKESGRVNLPSANAWLGAFLPDGTAYAGVDGFRNLKTGAALNVGPVNDLYDFDAQRGVIWTLNGTTVRVTEGGRVRQIAALDEDAEYEDLVATPDGSVAVASGYYGFAVLNAKTGKVVRRVTEDNLNAMKIEDVHAAAPTPDGKGVLLIPHEGDLRRYDVATGKLTVAFKAPAGAELQGLQLSPGGTLAVTYLDSRDAVQVALVKPGATTAFKTVPLGGRVRSVRFSPDGKLLAVLTSELKTPLYVLDTATGAVLTRTGAFSTTSSLLAWSPNGQQLMVGAGTAGQPGSVTVFSVLR; translated from the coding sequence GTGAAACTTCCTGCCCTGCTGCTCTCCGTTACCCTGGCCGTCTCTCTGGGCGGCGCCGCGTCTTCCCTGAGCCTCAAGCCCCTGCAGGTGTACTCCGTGCCCGGCGCGGACGTCGAGCGGGCGCTGGAACTGCCCGGCGGGCAGTGGCTGGTGTCTGCCGACAACGCCGTGGTGGTGCTGGGCGCGGACCTGAAGGTCGTGCGGACCATGGCGGCGCTGCAGGGCGTGGTGGAGCACCTGGCGCTCAGCCCGGACGGGCAGCGCGTGGCGGCCATGACCGGCTCGCAGTGGGCGGTGTGGGACCTGGCGAGCGGGCGGGTGCTGGGGCGCGGGGAGGGCTACGGCGGGATCGCCTTCGACGCGCAGGGCCGCGTGCTGCTGCTCGACGACGGCCTGCTGGTGCGCGGCGACGCGACCGGCACCGGCGCGTTCCTGCCGCTGGACGTGGACGGCGAGTGGTACGACTTCCGCTTGTCGCCGGACGGCGCGCGGGCCGTGGTGACGGACGGCGTGGTGGTGCAGCTGGTGAACGTGGAGGACGGCAAGGTGCTGTCCGAGGGCGAACTCAGCGACGACTACTCCGATCTGGCGGTGGATTTCGCGCCGGACGGCAGCGTGGTGGTCCGCACGGACGTGGAGACTGCCATCCTGCGGGCTGGGGAGGACGCCCTGTTCCTGGACGAGGAGGAGGCCCTGGACCCGGAGGGCACCGTGCTGTTCCTGGGTGAGGGTGAGTTCGTGTACGGCGGCTGGGGTGACGCGCAGCGCTACAGCCTGAAAACCGGGGAGGCGCTGGGCCGCAGCTTCGACTGGGACGCCGAGGGCCGCGTGGTGAGCAGCGCCGACGGCAAGGCGTCGCTGGCGCTGGGGCGCGGCGTGGCGCTGTTCGACACGCGCCGCTGGAAGGAGTCCGGCCGGGTGAACCTGCCGTCCGCGAACGCCTGGCTGGGCGCGTTCCTGCCGGACGGGACGGCGTACGCGGGCGTCGACGGCTTCCGGAACCTGAAGACGGGCGCAGCGCTGAATGTCGGGCCGGTGAACGACCTGTACGACTTCGACGCGCAACGGGGCGTGATCTGGACGCTGAACGGGACGACCGTGCGCGTCACCGAGGGCGGCCGGGTGCGGCAGATCGCCGCGCTGGACGAGGACGCCGAGTACGAGGATCTGGTCGCCACGCCGGACGGCAGCGTGGCCGTGGCGAGTGGGTACTACGGCTTCGCGGTGCTGAACGCCAAGACCGGCAAGGTCGTCCGGCGCGTCACCGAGGACAACCTGAACGCCATGAAGATCGAGGACGTGCACGCCGCGGCGCCCACCCCGGACGGCAAGGGCGTGCTGCTCATCCCGCACGAGGGTGACCTGCGCCGTTACGACGTGGCGACCGGGAAGCTCACGGTGGCGTTCAAGGCGCCGGCCGGCGCGGAGTTGCAGGGCCTGCAGCTCAGCCCTGGCGGCACCCTGGCCGTCACGTACCTGGACAGCCGGGACGCGGTTCAGGTGGCGCTGGTCAAGCCGGGCGCGACCACCGCGTTCAAGACCGTGCCGCTGGGCGGCCGGGTGCGCAGCGTCCGCTTCAGCCCGGACGGGAAGCTGCTGGCGGTGCTCACCAGTGAACTGAAAACCCCGCTGTACGTCCTGGACACGGCCACGGGCGCCGTCCTGACCCGGACCGGGGCGTTCAGCACCACGTCTAGCCTGCTGGCCTGGTCCCCGAACGGCCAGCAGCTGATGGTGGGTGCCGGCACGGCCGGGCAGCCGGGCAGCGTGACGGTGTTCAGCGTCCTGCGCTGA